AGCCTGCCCTTAGTAATGCTGAGTAACTTTCAAAGCTTAAGACACAAAGAGGAGGTAGAAAAACTAGGCGCTGTTACTGTGCTGAGTCAACCAATTAAGCGATCGCACCTGTACGATGTATTCATTAGAAGTTTATACAAACAAGAGATATCTATACTACCTTCGCAAGTACTCCCATCAGTATTTGATTCCCAGTTGAGTCAAAAGCTGCCATTACGCATTCTCTTGGTGGACGACGTTTCTTTAAACCAGAAGGTAGCTCTACAAATGTTAGAGCGGATGGGTTATCACGCTGACATAGCGAATAATGGACTAGAAGCACTCACAGCTTTACGCCGACAGCCCTATGATTTAGTTTTCATGGATGTGCAAATGCCGGAAATGGACGGACTAGAAGCGACTCGCCGAATTTGCCAGGAATGGCCACAAAACAGCCGACCTTGGATTATTGCCATGACCGCTCATGCCATGCAGGGGGATAAGGAAGAATGCCTTGATGCTGGGATGAATGATTATATTAGTAAACCTATCTGTGTAGAGGCTCTTGTTCAAGCTTTCAATAGCTATCGCGTCTTGCAGTCAGCAGCTATTGACAATACACAGCTCATTTCTTTTGTCAAGAAAAAAGAACAAGTTACACCAGCGCTCGATGCCGAAACCTTTCAAGCTCTAAAAGATATAGTGTGCGATAATACTGAAAGTTTTGCAGAGTTCATAGATGAGTATTTGAACGATGCTCCGCAAAGGCTAGTAGCAATTGGTAACGCAATTGATCAAGGTGATGCTGCTGCACTTCGTAATGCTGCTCATGCTCTGAGGTCGTTGAGTGTAACCTTCGGTGCTATATCTCTGGCTCAAGTATGTCAAGAACTAGAAGTGATGGGTCGTGCTGGTACTACAGTCAGTGCTTCTACTCTCATGTTACAACTCCAAAGAGAGTACCAACGAGTAGAAACCGCTTTGCAATTACAACATCCTAGTAGACAGAATTATTAATTACGATTTTATAAATCTACTTTTTGAAACTAAGCGGTCTGCCAACTTAATCAAACAATTATATTGGATACAGTAAAATACTTATAAATAGGATCGTAGTTGCGCTTGAGCGCAAGAATATATTTAGCGCTCAAGCGCAACTACAAACATACATTTTATTTATAAGTAATTAATCTGACTTGATATTACTCAATATTTTCAGATTTTGAGTGAGATTATTTCAGTTATAATTATTAAAGCAAAATAACCTGCGTTGAGCATGAGTTGAAGTTGGATAAAAAAACATTAGCTAATTTGATAAAAGTTATATCTATAGTTATTATTACTAGTGCAATTGGCTTAGAAATATGGAATATTTATAGATTAGTAAATAACAATAAAATACTAAATATTCTTATCCCAATTTTATGGGCAGAAAGATTTATTGTGGGAATTCATCTATTTGAGGGGGTAATAGCAGCTATTTATGCACCTTCAAAAAGTAGGCTACCATTGCAATATGGTATTTATACTTTTTTTGTAGGCACGGTTGGTTTGGTGGAACTATTTAAGCAGGAAGATAAATAGTTTTTAATCTCTGGACTAAACACGTTTTGCCTTTGATGCAATCAAATCAGCGATCGCTTTTACCAATTCATCTGGATCTACTGGTTTGGGGATATGCATTTGAAATCCTGATGCTAGTGCTTGCTGCTGATTAAGTTCTCCTGCATAAGCTGTTAAAGCGATCGCTGGTACTTGTCCTCCTTCTTTTGGCGATCGTTGTCTCACTTCTTGCATCAACATATAACCGTCTGTTTCTGGCATCCCAATATCACTAATTAAAACATCGGGAACCGATTCAGACAGTGCTTCTAGTGCCTCCTGTGCCGATGCCACAGCGGTTACTTCTACACCGTAGTCTTGTAAAATAAAGGTCACTAAATCGCGGATATCTGGTTCATCATCCACTACCAAAACTTGGGTGTCTGAGAGGGGTGGTGGTTCGGGGGTAAAAGCCAAAGTCTCATTCTCCTTATCCCTAACTTGTTCACTTCTGACCAAAAGCGGGAGCTTGACAGTGAAGCTAGCGCCTAATCCTTCTCCAGGACTTGCTGCTTGCACGTTTCCGCCATGCATTTCTACAATTTGACGAACAATCGCTAGTCCTAAACCAAGTCCGCCAAATGTGCGGGTAGTTGTACTATCAGCTTGACGAAAGTAATCGAAGACATGAGGCAAAAAGTCTAGCGAAATTCCTTTACCTGTATCGCTGACTACTATTTGGGCTTGCTTGCCAACTTCCACTAATCGGATTTCTACCCTACCTCCTGTTGGTGTAAATTTTACTGCATTAGCAACCAAATTCCACACAACTTGCTGGAGGCGATTCGGGTCACCCATAACTTGCCCTAAAGCCGGATCAAATATAGTTTGAATTTGAATTGACTTGGCCTCGGCTGCTAGTCGTACCGTCTCTAGTGCTGCTTCAACTACCATAATTAAGCTTACTGGACAAATATTCAGGTTCAATTTTCCTTGGAGGATGCGAGATACATCCAACAAATCTTCAATTAACTGGGTCTGGAGTTTGGCGTTGCGTTCAATAGTTTCCAGAGCCCGGTTAGTGGTTTGTTCATCAAACTGGCGAGAGCGTAGTAATTTCGACCAGCCTAAGATGGGATTGAGTGGAGTTCGGAGTTCATGGGAGAGAACCCCCAGAAACTCATCTTTGATGCGGTTAGCGATTTCTGCTTCTTTGCGTGCTGTGCGCTCTCTTTGCAACATGCGATCGCATTTTTGCTCGGCTTGTTTACGATCAGTAATATCGAGTACAAAAGCCACCCCATTTTGCTGGGAGTTATTTAACAGAGCTATTCCCAGTACAATTGGAACTCGTTTACCATCGCGATGAACGTACTCTTTCTCGTAAATACTAGAAACTCCAGTTTCGCTTACCTCTTCGAGGGCGTGTTCGTCTAAATGTTGATACTCTGGAGGCGTCAATTCTCTCCAATTAATCTTACCTAACGTGGCAAATTCATCACGAGTGTAGCCAGCTAGTTTTAAAAAGGCATCATTAGCATCAACAATGAAGCCATCCACAGTCCAAAAAGCAATCCCAAGTAAGTTAGATTCAAATAACCGCCGAAATCTGGCTTCACTTTCACGTAATGATTTTTCTACCCGTTTATGTTGTGTAATATTACGAGAAACTATGATTACACCTTCAATGCTGTGGTTTAAATTGCGTAATGGTGTAAGGATATATTCATAGTAATGCAACCCATCAGCGGCAAGAAATTCACACTCATCCTTGATTGATTGCCCAGTTTTCATAACTATTTGTCTTTGATGATCTACTTGCTCAATTAGTTCTTTAGGTAAATTCAGTTCTTGCAAAGTTTTACCAATAATATCCTGGGGTTTTAAACCCAGTACTGTCGTTGCATCATAACTTACATACTGATAGCGACCTTTGCGGTTAAAGACATAAATGTGATCTACAGATGCTGTGAGGATGGCATTTAAGATATTTGCTTGTTCTTCAACCTGATTTGTTAGTTGACGGGTACTATCTTCTGCCAGCTTCCAATCAGTAATATCCTTACATATACCGATCATTCGCAGAGCTTGTCCCTGTTGATCATAGAAAAATTTTCCCTTAATAGAAATCCAGTGTACGCTTTGGTCTGACCAAACTATGCGAAATTCATTATAGTAATCAGTTTTTTCTGCTGAGACATGAGCGTTACGCAAAGCGCGAATCGCTTGCATTACAGATTGCCTGTCTTCAGGATGAATACACTTGAAAAATGCCTTATAAGTACCGTCAAAACTTCCTGGAGCCAAACCAAACAGCAGTTCATTATTCTCCGACCAAACCACTTGATTGGTAAGGATATTCCAGTCCCACAAACCCATCTGGGCAGTCTCTAAGGCTAGCCGCAGCCGTTGCTCACTATCTTGCAACGCTACTTCTAACTGTTGTCGTTCTGTGATTTCTTGTTGAAGTTGCTGCAAGACAACTGCTATATCTGGTTGTTGGTTGACAGCCATAGACGTATCTTGCTCAAGATGCCAGGGTATACTACACTTAGCAACTTGAATACAAGGATTTTGTGCTGTTATTGCTAGTTTTACTTCTAGTTCTTTTACCTGTTGCTCTAGTGCTGCTTGCCTTTGTTGATAAGATATTTCTGATTGTTCTAACTCAGCTACACGCTGCCGTAGAAATGCTAATTCATTAGT
This region of Nostoc sp. UHCC 0302 genomic DNA includes:
- a CDS encoding PAS domain S-box protein; translation: MPNVDKNNCELTNELAFLRQRVAELEQSEISYQQRQAALEQQVKELEVKLAITAQNPCIQVAKCSIPWHLEQDTSMAVNQQPDIAVVLQQLQQEITERQQLEVALQDSEQRLRLALETAQMGLWDWNILTNQVVWSENNELLFGLAPGSFDGTYKAFFKCIHPEDRQSVMQAIRALRNAHVSAEKTDYYNEFRIVWSDQSVHWISIKGKFFYDQQGQALRMIGICKDITDWKLAEDSTRQLTNQVEEQANILNAILTASVDHIYVFNRKGRYQYVSYDATTVLGLKPQDIIGKTLQELNLPKELIEQVDHQRQIVMKTGQSIKDECEFLAADGLHYYEYILTPLRNLNHSIEGVIIVSRNITQHKRVEKSLRESEARFRRLFESNLLGIAFWTVDGFIVDANDAFLKLAGYTRDEFATLGKINWRELTPPEYQHLDEHALEEVSETGVSSIYEKEYVHRDGKRVPIVLGIALLNNSQQNGVAFVLDITDRKQAEQKCDRMLQRERTARKEAEIANRIKDEFLGVLSHELRTPLNPILGWSKLLRSRQFDEQTTNRALETIERNAKLQTQLIEDLLDVSRILQGKLNLNICPVSLIMVVEAALETVRLAAEAKSIQIQTIFDPALGQVMGDPNRLQQVVWNLVANAVKFTPTGGRVEIRLVEVGKQAQIVVSDTGKGISLDFLPHVFDYFRQADSTTTRTFGGLGLGLAIVRQIVEMHGGNVQAASPGEGLGASFTVKLPLLVRSEQVRDKENETLAFTPEPPPLSDTQVLVVDDEPDIRDLVTFILQDYGVEVTAVASAQEALEALSESVPDVLISDIGMPETDGYMLMQEVRQRSPKEGGQVPAIALTAYAGELNQQQALASGFQMHIPKPVDPDELVKAIADLIASKAKRV